The following proteins are co-located in the Pseudomonadota bacterium genome:
- a CDS encoding toxin: MRYEWDPQKNEWLKAERNISFEKIVFHLAQGDVWKLADHPDQENYPGQKIYFVNVEGYIYLVPHVVEKDYVFLKTVIPSRKATKVYKKEQEVNKT; encoded by the coding sequence ATGAGATATGAATGGGACCCACAGAAGAATGAGTGGCTGAAAGCAGAAAGGAATATATCTTTCGAGAAGATAGTTTTTCATCTAGCCCAAGGCGACGTGTGGAAGCTTGCCGATCATCCCGACCAGGAAAACTACCCCGGACAAAAGATATATTTTGTCAATGTAGAGGGATACATCTATCTTGTTCCTCACGTGGTTGAAAAAGACTACGTTTTCTTGAAGACGGTTATTCCCAGCCGTAAGGCAACCAAGGTATATAAGAAGGAACAGGAGGTTAACAAAACATGA
- the acsB gene encoding acetyl-CoA decarbonylase/synthase complex subunit alpha/beta, giving the protein MSKIIASAAIRGAQKIYQRAEEKYNEALEKYGPGYEVGFPNTAYYLPIIYAITGIGVSRIGEMRQILDICKRIIPPPVKEKTPLPYLAPALDAGMATFFAEEIIESIRYLEDPDFYLSNSEEISDGNIWLGAANDIVFRKRGVEFVDGTAPGFAAIVGAAPDPATAAKIALELQEKNLYVFMCAEHEGKTFSEQLVESGTQIGWPTRLVSFGPDISAAVFAIGFACRVAMAFGGIKPGDFRKNLIYNKDRTYAFVLALGNVTDEWYANAAGAINWGFPTIADTPIPQVLPTGICTYEHVVSNIPHDQITQKAVEVRGLKVQVAKVPVPVSYGPAFEGERVRGEDIYVEMGGGKTIAVEWTTSKRMEEVEDGKVEVIGKNVADVTPGTRLHFAMIAEVAGRNFQEDFEPILERQNHHLINQAQGVMHIGQRDIAWIRISKQAVEKGFTLEHIGKIIYAKYHQDFGAIFDKVQIKIYTDEEKVREVLELARASYHHRDARIEGMTDETIDTFYSCILCQSFAPDHVCIISPERTGLCGAYNWLDCRAAYEINPEGPNQPVKKGECLDEQYGQFKGCNEYVIKASRQKVQSVSLYSLMNDPMTTCGCCECIAAIMPMCNGIMTVDRDFTGMTPCGMKFTTLAGSVGGGAQTPGFLGHSKYNIAQRKFLRGDGGLLRIVWMPKRLKEEIYERLKARGEELGFPDFPDMIADETVGTTEDEVLAYITEKSHPCLTMEPLM; this is encoded by the coding sequence ATGTCCAAGATTATCGCATCTGCGGCTATAAGAGGAGCGCAGAAAATCTATCAAAGGGCCGAGGAGAAATATAATGAGGCGCTGGAAAAGTACGGCCCCGGATATGAAGTGGGGTTTCCGAATACAGCCTACTATCTGCCTATCATCTATGCAATAACAGGCATCGGTGTCTCCAGAATAGGGGAGATGAGGCAGATTCTCGATATCTGCAAAAGGATTATTCCGCCTCCGGTAAAAGAAAAGACACCTCTTCCATACCTTGCGCCGGCTCTTGACGCGGGCATGGCCACGTTTTTTGCGGAAGAGATAATTGAATCCATACGATATCTTGAAGACCCGGATTTTTATCTGTCGAACAGTGAAGAAATAAGCGACGGCAACATATGGCTCGGCGCGGCGAACGATATAGTCTTCAGGAAAAGAGGGGTAGAGTTTGTAGACGGCACAGCGCCGGGTTTCGCGGCCATTGTCGGGGCAGCGCCAGATCCTGCGACTGCCGCGAAGATTGCTCTTGAACTTCAGGAGAAGAACCTCTATGTATTTATGTGCGCTGAACATGAAGGAAAAACATTTTCAGAGCAGCTTGTTGAGTCAGGTACACAGATCGGCTGGCCTACAAGGCTTGTATCCTTTGGCCCGGATATATCAGCAGCCGTATTTGCCATCGGTTTCGCATGCCGTGTTGCCATGGCTTTCGGCGGTATAAAGCCCGGTGATTTTAGAAAAAACCTTATATACAACAAAGACAGGACATACGCCTTTGTCCTTGCCCTTGGCAACGTAACCGACGAGTGGTATGCCAACGCGGCAGGGGCCATCAACTGGGGATTCCCCACGATTGCCGATACGCCTATCCCGCAGGTGCTGCCCACAGGCATATGTACGTATGAACATGTGGTTTCCAATATCCCCCATGACCAGATAACGCAGAAGGCCGTTGAAGTAAGGGGTTTGAAGGTGCAGGTTGCCAAGGTTCCCGTGCCTGTTTCCTATGGCCCGGCATTTGAAGGCGAAAGGGTGCGCGGCGAGGATATCTATGTTGAGATGGGCGGCGGGAAGACCATTGCCGTTGAGTGGACAACATCTAAAAGGATGGAAGAGGTTGAAGACGGAAAGGTGGAAGTCATCGGAAAGAATGTGGCTGATGTAACGCCGGGAACGAGGCTGCATTTTGCCATGATTGCAGAAGTTGCAGGGCGTAACTTCCAGGAGGATTTTGAACCGATTCTCGAGAGGCAGAACCACCATCTTATCAATCAGGCACAGGGTGTCATGCACATCGGCCAGAGGGATATAGCATGGATACGCATATCTAAACAGGCAGTGGAAAAAGGTTTTACTCTCGAACATATCGGTAAAATTATTTACGCAAAGTATCATCAGGATTTCGGGGCAATCTTTGACAAGGTGCAGATTAAAATATACACGGATGAGGAGAAGGTGCGGGAGGTTCTTGAACTTGCCCGTGCATCCTATCACCACAGGGATGCCAGGATCGAAGGCATGACGGACGAGACCATTGATACATTTTATTCCTGTATATTGTGCCAGTCTTTCGCGCCTGATCATGTGTGCATTATAAGCCCGGAGCGTACCGGATTATGCGGGGCCTATAACTGGCTCGATTGCCGCGCCGCCTATGAGATAAACCCGGAAGGACCGAACCAGCCCGTCAAAAAAGGTGAATGCCTTGACGAACAATACGGTCAGTTCAAGGGGTGTAATGAATATGTAATAAAAGCATCGAGGCAGAAGGTGCAGAGTGTCAGTTTATACAGCCTCATGAATGACCCCATGACTACCTGCGGATGTTGCGAGTGCATAGCGGCTATTATGCCCATGTGCAACGGCATTATGACAGTTGACAGGGATTTTACAGGAATGACGCCCTGCGGGATGAAGTTTACAACCCTTGCGGGTTCTGTGGGTGGCGGAGCACAGACCCCCGGTTTTCTGGGTCACAGCAAATACAACATAGCGCAGAGGAAATTTTTACGGGGCGACGGAGGGCTTTTACGCATTGTCTGGATGCCTAAGAGATTAAAAGAGGAAATTTATGAGCGCCTCAAGGCAAGGGGTGAAGAACTTGGCTTCCCTGATTTCCCGGATATGATCGCCGATGAGACAGTCGGTACAACGGAAGATGAGGTGCTTGCATATATCACAGAAAAAAGCCATCCCTGCTTGACGATGGAACCCTTGATGTAA